GGataggtaaatatatatatatatatatatatatcttatttttattatttaaattgtaaagaaatttttgaagagtataaaattggaaaaaataagTCATGGATATGTCTAAGTAATTTATCATAGAAGTTATacaaaatgtttaaacaaatatgttttatattgcTTAGCATCAGAATCCAAATTCAAGAGGTGACAGATGTGATGCGAGATAACGTGAAGAAAGTCATGGAACGTGGAGAGAGATTAGAGGATCTACAAGATGCAAGCGATCGGTTGTCTATGGCTGGTAGTCAATTTAGAGAAGCAGCAAAGAAAGCACAACGAAGGGCATGGTTACAAAACGTGAAATCACGGATTATTATTGTCAGCGTTACATTGACGATCGTTCTCTTTATCGTTGGTACGACTGATATGCTTTTgctaattaatagaaaaatatggaTTGCATGGTTCTTATTCTCGTTTAATGTAAACTTCTTTCTTGGTATAAACATGCGAGTTTGCATATTGTGTTAACAAATCCTATTATTAGCATGGCTagtactattttttttttttttatttggtaTTATCCTACATGTTGCACTTCTCAGATTAATACTTCATCGTTTCTTATTtagttcatttttcttttccgttttctaaagaagaaaaacgccTGTTTGGTCCTTTTCTATtgctctctttcattcttattgaATATCACTCATTGGATCCTTTTCCCGCGTATCATTTTCAGTTTTGGACATCTTGGCGCTTTACCTGGTTCTCAGATAGCAAACATCCTATAGAGTGGTATTCTGTTCTTCAGAAATGAAGGTACATGCGTGTTTaacttatctctttttcttcatatttattatctaaagCTCATGATTTACAGGCTCATATCGATAGAAAtggattttaatattaatacaaaagatAGATtagttttatcattattttaaacgaaaaatcgatttttttttcaataaccCTTTTTTATCCCACGAAACGCTATTCTTTGTTAATATACGCTTCTATGCTtgtctttcaaatattttcaatattggCATGTTTATTTTGTAGACTCTTCTGAATACTAttgtgatttatttatttttatatcaattttttcctttgcaGTATCCATTATTATCAAGTATACGTGACCTCAATATCTTCAACAACGAGAGATCACAGTCGATGTCACAAGCACAGACCTTGTCTTTGTACCTTTTTTCGCGGAATTATTTGTgcgtaatttaattataagcttgtgtatatatatatatatatatatatatatatacctatatattttatatatttgttaaatggTATAAAATATCTTCGTCGTTAAAATAAAGTCATATTAtgataaagaatagaaaaaaattttcaaatttgttataattgaATCGTTAcacattattttcgttataaagatgaagataaagaaattatacttTGATTAATATcacttctttttataaatatctttgtcttaacgaaaaaatttttaatagaaacgaTATTATCTTAATGTTATCGCTTAAGATATGATAGTgaagatatatagataaaaaaatttttctttcttcttttttccttttattttttaataataataataatttttcattgcatttaaaataaatttgtaccgattgcatttaaaataaatttataatgattataatattggTCAATGATCTCTTTGTTCTTATAacaagatgtatatatattaaaaaaaaagaaaaaggaaagaaaagaaaagagataaaacaaaaacaaaaagtgtATAAAGCAAAGTCGTGCATAGATTCGACTGTCAAAGAAGAGATCTTTGAACGGGAATGATGAGAATTAATCAGCAGAGTGCTAAAAAATGGCATTCTTTTCGACGAGGTCGGTTACGGCAATATCCTGCTATGATGGGCACTTACGTCGTATGTGAGTTGGTGAAGCCgaaagaaagagtaggagaaggaaagagtaagagagaaagagagatagatgcgTGGATGTTACTTGTGAACGTGTGAGTTTAGTCGTCGCTCAGCTGGCGGTTGACTCGCGTGTGTTCGTGATAATTCTTGCCAGTCgagtttaaaataaaaagaaaaaagaagtaaaactgttaaaacaaataatcatCGCATCAAACGATccgattaattctttattaatcaaaaaaaaaaaaaaaaaagaaaagaaagaaaaaatacatatatatacatacatatatatatatatatatatacatacgtaatattcgaaatattttgatcTTTTCTAAAACGTGTGCGTTCCCGTGACAACAttgtgtaatttttatttttctttttcttttctttctctttgctttttgttttaattgtttattatcattttaaatatcacgTGGAAAATCAAAACTACACAAGAGAGCGTTTTTGATTCTCAAAAGCCTGCATGCGCTGTAGAGCGTTGTGATCtatcgaaagagaagaagaaggaacagtTGAAGTTGAAAACTTAGAAGGAACGGCCGTTCGATTGCACAAAATCATGTCGGGATTTGAACAGATGCTTGTTGCTGTGGCGAGCATCGTTGTTGGAGGTTTTTTCCTTACGGGAGGACGATGGCGCTTCATCTATGTGCTTTACAAGACTTTACCAAGAGATATTTTGTGAgtatttctcttcctctctctctctctttctctcctctctctctctctctctctctctctctctttctttctcctctctccccctcccctctccacCATCTCTCCCCCACCATCTCTGTctatttgtctttctctttgtttctctttctacctttatctcttttgttcatttacttgatattttcctttttctcaaaCATATTCCCATAGTATACGTTTGTAATAGTTTATTATCGTGatgacatattatatattattacttgcaagaattatacttttttttttttttttttttttttttttttttttttgaatatttcaaatgcaCAAACGTTTCAAATTTTTGATTATCATTGTTTGAATTCGACGCattttatacatatgaattaattattatatttttctttttattgatcattatatttttggtGATTATTAAATGGTCCTTGATTTCtccaatttttctctttatgcATTTCAAttgtatgaataataatatgccAATCATttcaatcaaaattaattaatatgagcttgctacttttttttttttttttctagaggACAACCTTTggaacatattttttaattaaaatggcctgttttgtttatttatatataatgtttcattTATGTACAATCGTGCCGTAACTGGTTTTGCATtcgaatatttacatataaacgaTTGAAGACAATATCTGAAGGTTGTGAAAGTATTACGGAAACATTAATTACTGCAActgtgtatgtatggatgtatgtatgtatgtatgtatgtatatatgtatggacgtatatatgtacattgaaTAGGTCGAATATCtctaaaggaagaagaggttCGATGAATATGTGAAACTTGATATAAAGAAATCAatagttcattttttttcgattattttacaaacttataacatattttctatatttttttttccatcaatcaaaatcttattaatcatataaaaaatattcgttatataaaataacttttcttcgtaattaattattatattaattaattattatatttatctacaaaaatatacgattgttttttaattaaatttcttaatttacgaattaaaaatgtttcgtaaattaagaaatttaacactataatatttttcttacaattaatgcttatatatttatgtataaattataaagtattGATTTAAGACGATTGTTTTGTCAATCATCTAATAATAGTTCGATATGAGACATTAATTGCACACTCTATTGTATGCATATAGTTCTAAATATAGCTTAGATAAAAACGTTACTCACGTGATCAATGGACCGtgataatttttacttttgtgtTATGCTACGGAAGTGTCCGTATTTAATATAAGCAGAATATATAATACcatcatataattaatatgtttgctatttataaataacgattatatttacttaaaaaaaaatttcggtatgtatatataggtaaaagagaaaagatatttttaataaatttataagtttaatatataattattaatgtaatacgTAAGTGTAATtgttagtatataatatatataatatataatatattataaaatagtatatatatatatatatatatattatttgaatcgTTCTGACAAAAAATAATCCAAGGATTTCAATTTggagattttatttcttttttcttcttcttaattttttagaaatattctcACATTAAAATTGTGAATTTATAACttttgtgtgtgcgtgtgtgtgtgtgtttgtgatAGTAATAAAACTTTGGCTAGTaattacttaaatattatatttagaatttacattttatattaatttttttttcttttttttttgcaaacttttaaatatttagattgattatataaatattataattttccaaAGTATGTTAATTTGATTCATATgttattactctttttttctttttcttacccttaattatatatattataagatatagcaaaatattcaatatttttattttttttatttttaatgaatattgttaatatctttcctcattattgtttatcatttttatcgttttattattcattattttattactcatcgtatcattattcattttccatattcattatgaaaatatgattTCTTTGAAACGTGTGAAAGCCTTATATAACAGCAACTGGTAAAGAAAGGGTCACTAGTACGGATAGACCGAACTGACGAAGTTCGTTGCAACTCACTTGACCCCAATAAAGTCGGGGTCATTGAGTTTAATTATTATGCTGGAGATGGTACTGGTCCTAGATGCGCATATAAAAtctatcgaatatattatatatgtatctaaggTCAATCGATCATAGTCGAACTTCTATAGATCTAATCACAATGTCAAGCTATTACATTTTTGCTACGAACTTAAATCCCATCATAATGCGTATAATCAAatgaagtaataattatatttatttttgaaaattgtttGCTATAATAAGATGGattttcgtattatattattcattataatttcatttttatcttctcgttATCATTTgctgtatatttttatatcaggTGTATGCTAAATAAGtacttaaaatttattatatattttaatatttaaacagtTAATAGTTAAGTACAAGTAAACTTAAACAAGTATCTATAtcctctatctatttctttttattatatgtttagAACATGTAATACTATGTTATAATAAGTTATTCATCGAGATATGCCATCGGTATTAATCAAATTgtcttatagatatttttatattttgattgttTGTTTCGCTTTTTTTGGGGGATTTTCATGATCAAAAAAGAACTTAAGTTGTTAAGGTATGCCCGGCATGCCTTTTACTGTCAGTAAAGTATAGTCCCTATCGACGCACGTTGATATTAACGAACGAGCAGTAAGTGAAGCAGATTGACTAAGTGTTGAGTCTTCTTGTGTGACTAACGATTATTTGCTAACGAGCATGATAAATGCTTGGGCAATCGTCAATGGCTAACTTCTATCGTacgatacttttctttttatctcgagTTATCAAAAAATGTACAACAATCTAAGTATCACTGGTATGCCTGCAAAAGaacataaaagaatataaatgatcGAAAGTTAATTGATATAATCTACATTATgatattctatattaaaattcattgtttttgggttatctatattttataagtcCAAATTGACGAAAtatgttatcaatatttaaatctaaaatCTAATAGCTGATTCTTATAATAGcactttataaatttaatcttataaattatacatccgcataaataagtatttttatttatattcaatatatcgtTCATCtatgagaaatataattaataaaatttttacatttcaatcgttttaaaaatattatcagatCGATTTACGTAATCCATCCTTCCAAAGGAATCATCGGAAATATTCGCAACAAGTTGATGGATCGTCATATCACTTGGCCGCATGCGTTATGCGATTAGACTTTGATCCCATTTATTGTCATGGAAACGTTAGGGTGGATCGAAAATTTAACTACTTCCTGTGGATGGACTGATCGTTAGTGGTCGATAATAGggacaaatgaaaaagaaaattggggatatttttaaattattttgagtaATACGAACGTACAAGAAAATATAGTGAAACGAtagaattatcttttttttgaatcttGTTTGAAAAAACGAACGTAATAGACGTATTTTTTtcacttacacacacacacacacacacacacacaaaacacatacacacgctataataagttatttattataacatgCGCATGCGCGCATGCTCAGTACGGACACGTTCAGTTGACATTGATAGTTTTATTGCTGATGTAATTTGCTACAGATGAGTAAAACTTGTTTTGAACCTCAAGGATTGTGattaatactttattttttaaaatgtttacaaaatattctctctgtttctgtgtAGATATTCGTGATAactattttttaaagtaaCCATGTTCAACGATGAAAGTTATTCTCCTCTACGtctttcgttatttcattCGGCTCTATTTAATCATGGTGAATACGTAGTTGGTAGGGGAACTGTGGCTAGTGTCGACTGATAGAAACGAGCTGGCTAACAAAGGCGTAATCTTTCAGGGACACTATTAAAATTCAGAatgttcgaaataaatttagctttttacaaattttccaagaagtatagaggaaaaaaaaaaaaagcaaatattttactaatataataagaaaatttttatttgtgttataaattaaaattaatttaaattgaagTAACACGAttcgttgatttttattcgacgaattttttgaaaagtaATGAAGTGATAAAtagaataacatttatatttttattcttattttttactttcttcgttttattaaatatgtcgttatataataatgtttcaagaagaataataaatgagcGGTTTTGCCATGTAGAACGAAGCATGAATTAAAAAAGCATGGAATGCATATGATGGCCTTAATCGTTAGGGATAATTTGCAATGAttctttacatataatatcaaCTTCTTTGTGTTAGTGaagatatatttctattgtttttcaATCATCGGCCTTAGACGAaccaataaaaatgtttttaaaaataaaatttaacatataaataattaagtgtTTTAAATCGAAGGTTTCatcgaagatttttttttttgtgttgtTGGTAAGGAATCTATTACCATAACCTGttgatagaaaagaagatagagaaaaaaataaaatctacatacctacaaaaaaaaaaaaaaaaaaaaaaaaaaaaaaaatttgacaatTAGATTTGTCTCGATTGTTTGTTAAATGTCTAAAAATAaacaccttttttttttcttttttttttttttaggaacgTAGTCAGTCATATGACAATTATGCATTTTAGCATACACATCAGTAATTATGCACCTGCGTATGAATTTTATTGCTAAGATATATAgctaattatattgataacataaagtattgattaaaattgtaaaaatattgattcaaagaaaaaggactAGATACATTTAAATGTGTAAAATAATAGTTTAAATGCGTACAAATGTAAACTCACATGTAAACTTTTTAATGTATGAATACATTTATTCTTTGAAATGGATATATACCTTTCAAAGTCCAAGTATCtcggtgaaaaaagaaaaaaaaaaaaaaaaagaattatcagAGACCTTTCATACATGTCGCACAGATAGCCATGCACGCACGTGCTCCTCATGGAATTAATCAATTTACATCGATAGGATAAGATGTCGTGCTAGATAGCACGAAGCCGTGTATTCAGGATCGTTCGTCATTCTGGGACTCGTGTTCGTGACCGTGATTCGCTCGTTTTCTCACCCCATTTTTTTTAGAACATAATAGAGAGTCTCTTTTATGAAATCAAGGATGCATGCAATTGATACCAGAAATTATCCATCATCGTGATCTAGTTCTCTATCGGCAGacatatttctttcgaaataagaaattataaatatcattggaTATCAAAAATTTGCGATGTGTTATgaagtaaaatttaaaaaaaaaaaaaaaattattagtctttgtattataagattaataatattcgtttgatttaatacgttttaaaaattgtatctgaatattattatcatttatatatgtaagatgagtaacatttaattttatatatgtaactgtgttattctttttttttttttttttgtacagaGGAGCCATTAGATTCATACAAGTGAACATACTTTTATGGTGGTGGGAAACACGAGGATTTACAGTGGCTAGGGTATTCTCAAGACTGGTTGAACGTCATCCTGAAAAAGTAGCATATATTTCCGAGGATAAAGAATGGACTTATCAACAGGTAcggatttaatattttataaattgaaatgttCCACAATTTGtcttaatgattttctttttttttttttttttttttttttttttttttttttttttttttttaattatacgtttattataaataaaatatcaacaaTATAAACATCAAAATCAAATCACGATGGAACattatcttttgaaaaaaattgttttctttttctttatttcttttttttttttttttccattatattaCAGCTCGAAGAATTCAGCAACAGAATAGGACGTTATTTTCGCATGCGACCACTTTCACGGGGGGATAGCGTAGCTCTAGCTATGGAAGGTCGTCCGGAATACATCGGAACTTGGTTGGGTCTGAGCAAAGCTGGCTTCGTTGGTGCTCTCATCAACACCAATCTTCGACAGGAGGTTTTGATCCATAGTATTAAAACGGCAAACTGCAAGGCTCTTATCTTTGGCTCTGAACTGAAGGACGGtaagaaacttttcttttagaaaattagaaaatctaTAATTCAAACAAATGTcctaaaatatttgaaaaaacaaaaaaaaaaaaaagcaacgacaacaaagaaaactttagcaaaatcaaatatattgaaaaactCAAATAATAGTATGAtccatttaaaaagataataatgctaACTATTGTATTTGATtagatacataaaatatatttaaaaattggcATAATCTTAAGGGATAAATTCCAAGAACAGAAaagcaattttttaaatatcgtaaAGCTTGAACAATTTTGATAAGTACAGTCGacgctttatttttatttttatttttatttttatttatttatttatttattttattttttttttttcagcggTACGTGATATAAAAGACAAATTACCAGAACTGAAGCTGTTTCAATGGTCAGAACACGAAGATGTGTCTATATTAGAGGAAGCAATCGATCTAAACAAAGAAATTCTCAGTGTAGATCCAGGACGTCTTGTCGAAGATATTGCTTTAGGTAATCCACGAGACAAAttgatatacatttatacgtcTGGTACGACTGGAATGCCAAAGGCAGCTGTTATCAATAATCTTAGGTATGTTAAatgtataacaaaatatttcctcattaaaatgaataatatcatAGAACAATTGTATTCCTTCAGGTATATGTTAATGGCTTATGGTGTATACTCCATGTTGGCTCTACGTTCAGACGATcgaatttataattctttaccTCTCTATCATACGGCTGGAGGTATAATAGGAGCTGGACAACCATTGCTCACAGGAATAACCGTTGTTCTTCGTAGACGTTTCAGTGCCTCGAAATTTTGGTCCGATTGCGTTCACTATGAATGTACCGTaagtattgtatattttttatcgatatcaaatgtttaatctttctttaacACATTagtttattagttttattaatatatacatattaattttttatcagtcaataagtaatattgaaattttcaatattttatatttatatatgtatatatatataagtaaatatcatttgtatttatttttattgaattatatatttttattgaacaattcaatatttttcatttttattttagatagCTCAGTACATCGGAGAAATTTGCCGATATCTTTTGACCGTCCCACCGAGTTCATATGACACGACTCACAAAGTAAGACTCATGTATGGGAATGGTTTAAGGCCCCAAATTTGGAAGCCCTTCGTCGAGAGATTTGGCGTTAAACAAATCGGTGAATTTTATGGTGCTACCGAAGGAAACTCAAATCTtggtaatttattttctattttttctttttcttttcctttttttttttcttttttttttttttccctcaatGGATCTAATGTGAAATGATTCAACGAATAATTAGACGTACTGTGTTCATTATATCTGTTTACATCGTAGTGAACATCGATAATAGAGTCGGTGCAGTTGGATTTGTGCCAAGGTTCGCCGGCAATCTCTATCCAGTCACTTTATTAAGAGTCAATGAAGAAACCGGAGAACCGATTAGAGGACCTGAAGGTTTTTGCATACGTTGTAAACCTGgtacgttaataataataatatttttttatttaattaaaaaatcgatgataccatatgatatttaatattatatgaattattaattattatatgaatgattaaatacgatatgaatatttaataaaagtctAACATATTTCAAATTGCGATCTGAATATTTAcctgatattatttaaattatgatcATAATTAAGAAGTGACATTAGGacatagtttctttttttactctacttatatattttgaaaacaattttcttaaattcatAATTGATTAAAAGGACTaactattctttttattttttcttttttttttttttctttttaattattcaggAGAGCCCGGTATCTTCGTTGGAAAAATTAATCCAGGGAAGACTGTGAACGATTTCAGTGGTTACGCCGATCAGAAGGCATCGGAGCAGAAGATCATACGTGACGTCTTCAAGAAGGGTGATCGTGTCTTCAATACTGGTCGGTTGAAATcataagacaaaaataaaaaaaaaaaaagcggtCATTTTGTACTACCAATTGAGAACTCACCGCGCCATGACTTAACCGCGTTTTTCGAACAGGTGACATTTTGGTCATGGATGAATTGGGATACTTCTACTTCAAGGATAGAACCGGTGATACATTCAGGTATGTATTTTCAATGTTCATCTTTTAGTTTGATTTATCATATTAACTtctcaaataattttctcttttaggtGGCGTGGAGAAAATGTGGCCACTTCTGAAGTCGAGGCTGTTGTTAGTAATGTCATAGGTCTCATGGATACAGTCGTTTATGGTGTCGAAGTGAGTCatctatttttccttattaacGCTTAACTAcatgtatttgtataattcataataatatagtttttatattaattccgttttaatatttattaattagcaaataataatattgtttcaaAACATTTCTTAAAAGTTTTATAGAACAGCTTTTTAAAGGTTTATTCAACAAACATGAATtactttttatcaataaaacaaACAACATAATATAAACTTTTGTATTGAGTTTACAATCATttgttgtaatattttctaatgagACATTATCGTTGACAGGTACCTGGAAACGAAGGTAAGGCTGGCATGGGTGCTATTTATGATCCAGAAGGAACTTTAAATTTAAAGGAATTAGCTGAAGGTGTAAAGAAGGTTCTTCCTACTTATGCTCGACCACTTTTCATTCGTGTTCTCTCGAAACT
This portion of the Vespa velutina chromosome 4, iVesVel2.1, whole genome shotgun sequence genome encodes:
- the LOC124948333 gene encoding long-chain fatty acid transport protein 4-like — its product is MSGFEQMLVAVASIVVGGFFLTGGRWRFIYVLYKTLPRDILGAIRFIQVNILLWWWETRGFTVARVFSRLVERHPEKVAYISEDKEWTYQQLEEFSNRIGRYFRMRPLSRGDSVALAMEGRPEYIGTWLGLSKAGFVGALINTNLRQEVLIHSIKTANCKALIFGSELKDAVRDIKDKLPELKLFQWSEHEDVSILEEAIDLNKEILSVDPGRLVEDIALGNPRDKLIYIYTSGTTGMPKAAVINNLRYMLMAYGVYSMLALRSDDRIYNSLPLYHTAGGIIGAGQPLLTGITVVLRRRFSASKFWSDCVHYECTIAQYIGEICRYLLTVPPSSYDTTHKVRLMYGNGLRPQIWKPFVERFGVKQIGEFYGATEGNSNLVNIDNRVGAVGFVPRFAGNLYPVTLLRVNEETGEPIRGPEGFCIRCKPGEPGIFVGKINPGKTVNDFSGYADQKASEQKIIRDVFKKGDRVFNTGDILVMDELGYFYFKDRTGDTFRWRGENVATSEVEAVVSNVIGLMDTVVYGVEVPGNEGKAGMGAIYDPEGTLNLKELAEGVKKVLPTYARPLFIRVLSKLPMTGTYKLKKKDLQREGYDITKLVDPIYFLDRTGMYVKLTDDLYKNIIEEKVRI
- the LOC124948334 gene encoding synaptobrevin homolog 1-like isoform X1, with protein sequence MATISKSNLSREDIRSADKDEKETLLEHDSEPDEDMIFNRPSTSNGISRPDGKMDSIRIQIQEVTDVMRDNVKKVMERGERLEDLQDASDRLSMAGSQFREAAKKAQRRAWLQNVKSRIIIVSVTLTIVLFIVVLDILALYLVLR
- the LOC124948334 gene encoding synaptobrevin homolog 1-like isoform X3 codes for the protein MPFILPSCLTYDFSRPSTSNGISRPDGKMDSIRIQIQEVTDVMRDNVKKVMERGERLEDLQDASDRLSMAGSQFREAAKKAQRRAWLQNVKSRIIIVSVTLTIVLFIVVLDILALYLVLR
- the LOC124948334 gene encoding synaptobrevin homolog 2-like isoform X2 → MATISKSNLSREDIRSADKDEKETLLEHDSEPDEDMIFNRPSTSNGISRPDGKMDSIRIQIQEVTDVMRDNVKKVMERGERLEDLQDASDRLSMAGSQFREAAKKAQRRAWLQNVKSRIIIVSVTLTIVLFIVVSIIIKYT